The DNA region TCGCCTTGGCGGCCACCGGGAATCCCAGCTCGTCGGCGGCCGCCACCGCGGCGTCGGCGTCGAGCACCTCCCGGAACTCGACCACCCCGATCCCGTAGCAGCCCAGCAGTTCCGCCGCCTGCAGATCGGTGATCCACCGCGTGGCGTCGCCGGAGTTCCACTCCGCCACCAGTTCCCGCGCCCGGGCGGTGTCCACCCCGCCGGGCCTGGCTATCGGTGAGAGCGGGCGGGTGCGCCACTCGGCGTAGCGCCGCGCCCGCCCCAGCGCCCGCGCGGCCCGTTCCGGATCTCCGTAGGAGGGAATGGATCCGCGTTCGAGAATGCCGCCCGGCCCGCGGGTGGCCAGCAGATTCGGCATGCCCTGATCGGCGACGAAGGTGGTGAGCACCGGGGTGGCCGGATCCGATTGCGCGCCCGAGCGAATCGCCTCGGCGAAGGAGGCGACGGCCGCGGGAACCGGCGGCGAGTAGATGACGATGACCGCGTCCACGGCCGGATCGGTGACCGCGCCGGCCACCGCGGTCAGATAGTCCGCCGGACCGGCCTGCGGCCCTAGGTCGATCGGCTCGCCCGCCGCGAGCCCCTCGCCGCGCGCCGCGTCGACCGCCAGCCAGCTCAGCGCCGCGCTGTTGCCGATCACCGCCAGCCGCGGCCCCGCGGGCAGCGGCTGATAGGCCAGCAGCATGGCGCAGTCGAACAGCTCGGTGATGGAGTCCACCTGGATGATCCCGGCCTGCGCGAAGAGATTGCGCACCAGCGAGCGATCCAGGTCCTGATCCCCGTCCGCCCGAGCGGTGTTGCGGCCGCTGTTGACGGCCACAATGGGTTTGGTGTGCGCCACCCGGCGCGCGATGCGGGAGAACTTGCGCGGATTGCCGAAGGTCTCCAGATACAGCAGCACCACATCGGTGTCCGGATCGCTGTCCCAGTACTGCAGCAGGTCGTTGCCGGACACGTCGGCGCGGTTGCCGGCGGAGACGAAGGTGGACAGCCCCAGCTGCCGCGCCGCGGCCTCGCCCAGGATGGCCGCGCCCAAAGGGCCCGACTGGCAGAAGAATCCGATCCGCCCTCGGCCCGGCAGCACCGGCGCGAGGGTGGCGTTCAAAGCGATCGACGGATCGGTGTTGGCGATGCCGAGCGCGCTCGGACCCACCACCCGCATACCGTGCGCCCGGGCGGCGTCGACCAGCTCGCGCTCGGCCTGATAGCCGTGTGGACCGGTCTCGGAGAAGCCGGCGGTCAGCACCACCAGGCCCTTGACGCCCTTGGCCATGCAGTCGTCGAGCACCGACCCGATCTCGGTGGCGGGCACCGCGATCACCGCCAGATCGACCTCGTCGGGGATGTCGCGCACCGTCGGGTACGCGCGCACCCCGCGCACCGCGGTGCGGTTGCGGTTCACCGGGAACACCGGCCCCTGATAGGCCCCCGACAGCAAGTTGGCCAGCACCGCGCCGCCCACCCGGCTGGTGGAGGGGGTGGCCCCGATCACCGCGATGGACTTGGGCGACAACAGGTTCCCGACGCTGCGCGCCTCCGAGGCTCGCTCACGTGAATCCCGCACCGACAGCAGCGCCTCGGTGGGGTCGATGGCGAACTCCAGGTGCAGCACCGACCCGTCGCGGCTGCGCTGCACCTGATAGCCGGCGTCGCGGAACACCTGCACCATGGCGTTGTTCTCGGCCAGCACCTCGGCCACGAAGGTCTCGATGTCGTTCTCCGCGGCCGCGCCCGCCAGATGTTCGAGCAGGATCGAGCCCAGCCCGCGCCCCTGATGCTCGTCGGCCACCACGAACGCCACCTCGGCCGCGCGCGGTCCCGGGCGATCGGCCAGGTACTCGTAGCGGCCCACCGCGATGATCTCGTCGCCGAGCTCGGTCACCAGACCCACT from Nocardia tengchongensis includes:
- a CDS encoding bifunctional GNAT family N-acetyltransferase/acetate--CoA ligase family protein; protein product: MNPPPPPEHWFADVLASDGGVVGLRPITPEDAPALERFHTALSDRTRYLRYFGPYPRMTPKDLYRTTHVDYRDRVGLVTELGDEIIAVGRYEYLADRPGPRAAEVAFVVADEHQGRGLGSILLEHLAGAAAENDIETFVAEVLAENNAMVQVFRDAGYQVQRSRDGSVLHLEFAIDPTEALLSVRDSRERASEARSVGNLLSPKSIAVIGATPSTSRVGGAVLANLLSGAYQGPVFPVNRNRTAVRGVRAYPTVRDIPDEVDLAVIAVPATEIGSVLDDCMAKGVKGLVVLTAGFSETGPHGYQAERELVDAARAHGMRVVGPSALGIANTDPSIALNATLAPVLPGRGRIGFFCQSGPLGAAILGEAAARQLGLSTFVSAGNRADVSGNDLLQYWDSDPDTDVVLLYLETFGNPRKFSRIARRVAHTKPIVAVNSGRNTARADGDQDLDRSLVRNLFAQAGIIQVDSITELFDCAMLLAYQPLPAGPRLAVIGNSAALSWLAVDAARGEGLAAGEPIDLGPQAGPADYLTAVAGAVTDPAVDAVIVIYSPPVPAAVASFAEAIRSGAQSDPATPVLTTFVADQGMPNLLATRGPGGILERGSIPSYGDPERAARALGRARRYAEWRTRPLSPIARPGGVDTARARELVAEWNSGDATRWITDLQAAELLGCYGIGVVEFREVLDADAAVAAADELGFPVAAKATGEIWRNRPDLTGVRLDLWRSDAVRRAFTDLAEISGNPVHIQRMATKGVGCTFRVQDDPSFGSVISFGLSGTIIDLLGDRVYRALPLTEAESAELIDAPRAAPLLSGTVGGRDIGKPVDKGALAELAQRISALCDDLPEVRELQCEPVLASPEGAAVLYARVRIGPEPNRFDIGPRRMG